The following proteins are encoded in a genomic region of Deinococcus betulae:
- the thiE gene encoding thiamine phosphate synthase: MTEPQRRDRNAGALGQQEPKELAAGTGSNLRPPEPWTGPLGRLYLVATPRPDQPEAEFLARVAAALDGGVEILQLRCKDWEARPYMALGARLADQAQARGVPLFINDRVDVAVACGADGVHLGQGDLPPAWAHGLAPGLLVGLSTHTAAQAGRALTQAPAYIAAGPVYATPTKPGRAAAGLAYLRQVAALRPQVPWYAIGGIDACTLPGVLAAGARRVAVVRAVLDAPDPAQAAADLRAALRRPAVTPCG, translated from the coding sequence ATGACTGAACCACAGAGGAGAGACCGGAACGCAGGGGCACTGGGGCAGCAGGAACCGAAAGAATTGGCGGCCGGCACGGGCTCAAACCTTCGGCCCCCAGAACCCTGGACCGGTCCCCTGGGCCGCCTCTACCTGGTGGCCACGCCGCGCCCCGACCAGCCCGAGGCCGAGTTTCTGGCGCGGGTGGCCGCCGCGCTGGACGGCGGGGTGGAGATCCTGCAACTGCGCTGCAAGGACTGGGAGGCCCGGCCCTATATGGCCCTGGGCGCCCGGCTGGCCGACCAGGCGCAGGCGCGCGGCGTGCCGCTGTTTATCAATGACCGGGTGGATGTGGCGGTGGCCTGCGGCGCCGACGGCGTGCATCTGGGCCAGGGCGACTTGCCCCCCGCCTGGGCACATGGGCTGGCGCCGGGGCTGCTGGTCGGCCTGAGCACCCACACGGCCGCGCAGGCTGGGCGGGCCCTGACCCAGGCGCCCGCCTATATTGCGGCCGGGCCGGTGTACGCCACACCCACCAAGCCGGGACGCGCGGCGGCCGGCCTGGCGTACCTGCGGCAGGTGGCGGCGCTGCGGCCCCAGGTGCCCTGGTACGCCATCGGGGGCATTGACGCCTGTACCCTGCCCGGCGTGCTGGCGGCCGGGGCCCGCCGGGTGGCCGTGGTGCGCGCGGTGCTGGACGCCCCTGACCCCGCCCAGGCGGCGGCCGACCTGCGCGCGGCCCTGCGGCGCCCGGCGGTGACCCCATGCGGGTAA
- the thiS gene encoding sulfur carrier protein ThiS, with translation MRVNGDPYPLTPGLSLPALLHALNIDPARVAVAVNDDFYPGARIPDRALHEGDVVEIVRILGGG, from the coding sequence ATGCGGGTAAACGGCGACCCCTATCCCCTGACCCCTGGCCTGAGTCTGCCCGCGCTGCTGCATGCCCTGAACATTGACCCGGCGCGCGTGGCGGTGGCCGTCAACGACGACTTTTACCCCGGTGCCCGGATTCCAGACCGCGCCCTGCACGAAGGGGATGTCGTCGAGATTGTCCGCATCCTGGGTGGCGGCTGA